From a region of the Bradyrhizobium sp. KBS0727 genome:
- a CDS encoding helix-turn-helix transcriptional regulator, with protein sequence MTNSRQGELGDFLRSRRDKLTPKAVGLPDGRRRRTPGLRREEVADLAGIGVDWYIRLEQGRSVSPSAATINALARALRLSRAEHRHLKELTETTDRRAFVRETVPPAVRRTVEALNQPAYITGRRWDVLAWNEAADEIFGFSQIADADRNSLVTVLTKPASRRLFGASWADVARRMVAQFRATHDLWAGDPAFRDLLARLRDGCPEFTGWWETHDISGIAAGHKSISHPKKGRLKLEYASFQANDDPALKLVIYTPV encoded by the coding sequence ATGACGAATTCCAGGCAAGGCGAACTCGGCGACTTCCTGCGGTCGCGGCGGGACAAGCTGACGCCGAAGGCGGTCGGTCTGCCGGACGGGCGACGACGGCGAACGCCGGGCTTGCGTCGGGAGGAGGTGGCCGACCTCGCCGGCATCGGCGTCGACTGGTACATCCGGCTCGAGCAGGGACGTTCCGTCAGTCCCTCCGCGGCGACGATCAACGCGCTGGCCCGCGCGCTGCGGCTTTCCAGGGCCGAGCACCGGCATTTGAAGGAGTTGACGGAAACCACCGACCGGCGCGCCTTCGTCCGCGAGACCGTTCCGCCGGCGGTCCGGCGCACCGTCGAAGCCCTGAACCAGCCGGCCTATATCACCGGCCGGCGCTGGGACGTGCTGGCCTGGAACGAGGCCGCCGACGAAATCTTCGGCTTCAGCCAGATCGCCGATGCCGATCGCAACAGTCTGGTGACCGTGCTGACCAAGCCGGCATCAAGGCGGTTGTTCGGGGCATCATGGGCCGACGTGGCAAGGCGCATGGTCGCCCAGTTTCGGGCGACCCATGATCTGTGGGCCGGCGATCCCGCCTTCCGTGACCTGCTGGCGCGCTTGCGGGACGGCTGTCCTGAATTCACGGGCTGGTGGGAGACGCACGATATCAGCGGTATTGCTGCCGGCCACAAATCCATCAGCCATCCCAAGAAGGGGCGGTTGAAGCTGGAATATGCGAGTTTCCAGGCCAACGACGATCCGGCGCTGAAGCTCGTCATCTACACCCCGGTCTGA
- a CDS encoding D-alanyl-D-alanine carboxypeptidase — MLRTTLASSRTLRVCVLGLATFTTAILITSDSAEARRYRHRHVASHHRSHVASESYSPQFSSIIVDGNSGAVLTSNNPDGSRHPASLTKIMTLYLLFERLEANKMNLDTEMDVSEHASEQAPTKLGLRPGQTIKVEDAIKGLVTRSANDAAVVIAEAIGGDEDDFAKMMTRKARALGMTKTTYRNASGLPNDEQVTTARDQATLGRAIQDRFPRYYRYFSTSVFNYHGQAIRNHNRLLGNVEGVDGIKTGYTRASGFNLVTSMRRGNRHLVGVVLGGRSGGSRDAIMRNLLAENLEKGATRRTVAAITERNPADANTDVAEAEAASRPTEMAQVNGAIAASEPGMAAQAAARPVAKPSLMAAAAAALPPPPAKLEPQAKPEPAQFTSGVIQTQQIAAIPGSAEPMKPVKVKTVQVKAGSMKLASAGPSQPAPPITSTIPARSEIAETSSAVVARATETNKAEMARVEMPPQPANHGTGQGVLGVLPASSVASAPSQAAASKASSAQASSSQANSSQALAYADPAPRAQNDAIKPVAPAVTHTGWIIQVGALESEGEAKQRIDLARSKASALLSKADPFTEPVVAKDNRKLFRARFAGLERDQAEAVCKTLKRADISCITVRN, encoded by the coding sequence ATGCTTCGCACAACCTTGGCTTCCTCGCGCACCTTGCGAGTTTGCGTTCTCGGACTGGCTACCTTCACGACGGCGATCCTCATCACGAGCGACAGCGCCGAAGCGCGCCGCTACCGGCATCGCCACGTCGCCAGCCATCACCGCAGCCACGTTGCGAGCGAGAGCTACAGCCCGCAATTTTCGTCGATCATCGTCGACGGCAATTCCGGTGCGGTGCTGACCTCGAACAACCCCGACGGCAGCCGTCACCCGGCCTCGCTGACCAAGATCATGACGCTCTATTTGCTGTTCGAGCGTCTCGAAGCCAACAAGATGAACCTCGACACCGAAATGGACGTGTCCGAGCACGCTTCCGAACAGGCGCCGACCAAGCTCGGCCTGCGCCCGGGCCAGACCATCAAGGTCGAAGACGCCATCAAGGGTCTCGTCACGCGCTCGGCCAACGACGCAGCCGTCGTGATCGCCGAAGCGATCGGCGGCGATGAAGACGACTTCGCCAAGATGATGACGCGCAAGGCGCGCGCACTCGGCATGACCAAGACGACCTATCGCAACGCCTCGGGCCTGCCCAACGACGAACAGGTAACGACGGCGCGCGACCAGGCCACCCTCGGCCGCGCGATCCAGGATCGCTTCCCGCGCTACTACCGTTACTTCTCGACCTCGGTGTTCAACTATCACGGCCAGGCCATCCGCAACCACAATCGCCTGCTCGGCAATGTCGAAGGCGTCGATGGCATCAAGACCGGTTACACCCGAGCCTCGGGCTTCAACCTCGTGACCTCGATGCGCCGCGGCAACCGCCACCTGGTCGGCGTGGTGCTGGGCGGCCGCAGCGGCGGTTCGCGCGACGCCATCATGCGCAACCTGCTCGCCGAGAACCTCGAAAAGGGCGCGACCAGGCGCACCGTTGCCGCAATCACCGAGCGTAACCCCGCCGACGCCAATACCGACGTGGCCGAGGCCGAAGCCGCTTCCCGGCCGACTGAGATGGCTCAGGTCAATGGCGCGATCGCTGCCTCCGAGCCGGGAATGGCGGCGCAAGCCGCAGCACGCCCGGTTGCAAAGCCCTCACTGATGGCGGCGGCCGCCGCGGCCCTGCCCCCGCCGCCGGCCAAGCTCGAGCCGCAAGCCAAGCCCGAGCCCGCACAATTTACCAGCGGCGTGATCCAGACCCAGCAGATCGCGGCGATCCCCGGCTCCGCCGAGCCGATGAAGCCGGTCAAGGTCAAGACCGTGCAGGTCAAGGCAGGATCGATGAAGCTCGCATCCGCCGGCCCGTCGCAGCCGGCGCCGCCGATCACCAGCACCATTCCGGCCCGCTCCGAAATCGCCGAGACCTCCAGCGCCGTGGTGGCGAGAGCGACCGAGACCAACAAGGCCGAAATGGCCCGGGTCGAGATGCCGCCGCAGCCCGCCAATCACGGCACCGGGCAAGGCGTGCTCGGCGTCCTGCCCGCCTCCAGCGTGGCCTCCGCCCCGTCTCAGGCCGCCGCTTCGAAAGCCAGCTCTGCGCAGGCCAGTTCTTCCCAAGCCAATTCTTCTCAAGCTCTGGCCTATGCCGATCCGGCGCCCCGCGCCCAGAACGACGCGATCAAGCCGGTCGCTCCGGCCGTAACCCATACCGGCTGGATCATCCAGGTTGGCGCGCTGGAAAGCGAAGGCGAAGCCAAGCAGCGCATCGACCTCGCCCGCAGCAAGGCTTCGGCCCTGCTGAGCAAGGCCGACCCCTTCACCGAGCCTGTCGTCGCCAAGGACAACCGCAAACTGTTCCGTGCCCGTTTCGCCGGCCTCGAGCGCGATCAGGCCGAAGCAGTCTGCAAGACGCTGAAGCGCGCCGACATTTCCTGCATCACCGTCCGCAACTGA
- a CDS encoding VWA domain-containing protein has protein sequence MAGEPIKPKSAGDVASAKTPEARKGNPLPEAKPSAAEDIAAFVAKARAMSPHRAGARGRLVFALDATMSRQPTWDMACALQADMFREAASLGSLDIRLVYYRGLNECRATGWISDSTQLAKLMSKIDCQGGSTQIGKVLSEARREAVASAVRAVVFVGDAMEEQVDDLCTKAGELGLLKVPVFMFQEGHDAAAEQAFREIARLTGGAWCRFDPGAAAQLRELLRAAAAYAAGGREALMALSKTASGAAKLIGQMKS, from the coding sequence ATGGCCGGCGAACCCATCAAACCGAAATCGGCAGGCGACGTCGCGTCGGCGAAGACCCCGGAAGCGCGCAAAGGCAATCCATTGCCGGAAGCGAAGCCGTCGGCGGCCGAGGATATCGCCGCCTTTGTCGCCAAGGCACGCGCGATGTCGCCGCACCGCGCCGGCGCCAGGGGACGGCTGGTGTTTGCGCTCGACGCCACCATGAGCCGGCAGCCGACCTGGGATATGGCCTGCGCACTGCAAGCCGACATGTTCCGCGAGGCGGCTTCGCTCGGCAGCCTCGACATCCGCCTCGTCTATTACCGCGGCCTCAACGAATGCCGCGCCACGGGGTGGATTTCCGACTCCACGCAGCTCGCGAAATTGATGAGCAAGATCGACTGCCAGGGCGGCAGCACCCAGATCGGCAAGGTGCTGTCGGAAGCGCGGCGCGAGGCGGTCGCATCCGCCGTGCGCGCGGTCGTGTTTGTCGGCGACGCCATGGAGGAACAGGTCGACGACCTCTGCACCAAGGCCGGCGAGCTCGGCTTGCTCAAGGTGCCGGTATTCATGTTTCAGGAAGGTCACGACGCTGCGGCCGAACAGGCGTTCCGCGAGATCGCGCGGCTCACCGGCGGCGCATGGTGCCGGTTCGATCCCGGCGCCGCGGCGCAATTGCGCGAATTGCTGCGCGCGGCCGCAGCCTACGCCGCCGGTGGGCGCGAAGCACTGATGGCGCTGTCGAAGACCGCAAGCGGCGCGGCCAAGCTGATCGGGCAGATGAAGTCGTGA
- a CDS encoding phasin family protein: MVKVEDIQNYGKEHLESVAASASNLQSGVQAIATAYGDYAKKSFEDTKSFVEKLSGVKSVDKVLEVQTEFARSAYETFVAESQKIAGLYTDLAKQTFKPYEGLVAKLVPAAQ, from the coding sequence ATGGTCAAGGTTGAAGACATTCAGAACTACGGAAAAGAGCATCTCGAATCGGTTGCCGCTTCCGCGAGCAACCTGCAGAGCGGCGTTCAGGCGATCGCAACCGCCTATGGCGATTACGCCAAGAAGTCGTTCGAAGACACCAAGTCGTTTGTTGAAAAGTTGTCCGGCGTGAAGTCGGTGGACAAGGTGCTGGAAGTGCAGACCGAGTTCGCGCGTTCGGCCTACGAGACCTTCGTCGCCGAGTCGCAGAAGATTGCCGGCCTCTACACCGATCTCGCCAAGCAGACCTTCAAGCCCTACGAGGGCCTGGTCGCGAAGTTGGTTCCGGCTGCGCAGTAA
- a CDS encoding DnaJ domain-containing protein — protein sequence MPTLIAGVVAVVVLYSLLQMFRAANPVVLARVIKIGGGVVALAVAAFTGLRGELAVAIPLGIFGAGLLGWSPFGPGGFSSIGGMFGGGTQRSSGQGSRVRSQFLDMSLDHDSGELSGRIVDGPDAGRSLDEFDLAGLIAMMPGFDAESVALLESYLDRRFPAWRQNAQGDAAGGQRRAASGGKMTDEEAYQILGLQPGAGRDDISRAHRALMKKLHPDQGGSTYLAARVNEAKDTLLRTHLS from the coding sequence ATGCCAACCCTGATTGCCGGCGTTGTCGCCGTTGTCGTTCTCTACTCGCTGCTGCAGATGTTCCGTGCGGCCAATCCGGTCGTGCTTGCGCGCGTCATCAAGATCGGGGGCGGCGTCGTGGCGCTGGCAGTCGCGGCCTTTACCGGGTTGCGGGGCGAATTGGCGGTGGCAATCCCGCTCGGCATTTTCGGCGCGGGGCTGCTCGGCTGGTCGCCGTTCGGTCCCGGTGGCTTCAGCAGTATCGGCGGGATGTTCGGCGGCGGAACGCAGCGCTCGTCGGGGCAGGGCTCGCGCGTGCGTTCGCAATTTCTCGACATGAGCCTCGATCACGACAGCGGCGAACTGTCGGGCCGGATCGTGGACGGGCCGGATGCCGGCCGCTCGCTCGACGAGTTCGACCTCGCCGGGCTGATCGCGATGATGCCGGGCTTCGACGCCGAGAGCGTCGCCTTACTTGAAAGCTATCTTGACCGCCGGTTTCCCGCCTGGCGTCAAAACGCGCAGGGCGACGCGGCAGGGGGGCAGCGCCGCGCGGCGTCGGGCGGCAAAATGACGGACGAGGAGGCTTACCAGATCCTTGGCCTGCAGCCGGGGGCGGGGCGTGACGACATCAGCCGGGCGCATCGCGCCCTGATGAAGAAACTGCATCCCGACCAGGGGGGCTCTACGTACCTCGCCGCCCGTGTAAACGAGGCCAAGGATACTTTGCTTCGCACGCATCTCAGCTAA
- a CDS encoding pilus assembly protein, whose amino-acid sequence MLDTTIFSRIRAATCRFAGANQGNFAVMFAVAAVPLISFVGAAIDYTRANAARSAMQAALDSTALMLGKDLTDGTITTSQISTKATAYFNALYTNKDAKSVAVSATYTAAAGSGSTILLSGSGSVTTDFMKIAGFPSLGFSTNSTSAWGNVRMRVAMALDNTGSMAQDGKIGALQTAAKSLIDQLSALAKTTGDVYISIIPFAKDVNVGASNYNQYWVDFTTWDTINGKCSNNTYKKQSTCQANGKTWTPANHNTWNGCVWDRDKDSTNPGFDTLNTAPTASNVNTLFPAEQWSACPIALMPLSYNWTNLKALIDTMTPNGNTNQAIGMAWAWQSLAQTAPLNAPAKDPAYTYKDAIILLSDGLNTQDRWYTDAASIDVRQSILCTNAKAASVTVYTIQVNTSSPADPTSTVLQNCASSPDKFFMVTSANQTLSVFNSIGTSLAKLRVAK is encoded by the coding sequence ATGCTCGATACCACCATTTTCAGCCGCATTCGCGCGGCAACCTGCCGGTTCGCGGGTGCCAACCAGGGTAATTTCGCAGTGATGTTTGCGGTTGCCGCGGTGCCGCTCATCAGCTTCGTCGGGGCCGCGATCGACTATACCCGCGCCAACGCCGCCCGCTCGGCGATGCAGGCGGCGCTCGACTCCACCGCCCTGATGCTGGGCAAGGACCTGACCGACGGCACCATCACGACCTCGCAGATCAGCACGAAGGCAACGGCCTATTTCAATGCGCTCTACACCAATAAGGACGCCAAGTCGGTCGCGGTCAGCGCGACCTACACGGCCGCAGCCGGCAGTGGTTCGACGATCCTGTTGAGCGGCTCCGGCAGCGTGACGACCGACTTCATGAAGATCGCGGGCTTCCCGAGCCTCGGCTTCAGTACCAATTCGACCTCGGCCTGGGGCAACGTGCGCATGCGCGTGGCGATGGCGCTCGACAACACGGGATCGATGGCCCAGGACGGCAAGATCGGCGCGCTGCAGACCGCGGCCAAGAGCCTGATCGATCAGCTCAGCGCGCTCGCCAAAACGACCGGCGACGTCTACATTTCGATCATTCCCTTCGCCAAGGACGTCAACGTCGGCGCCAGCAATTACAATCAGTATTGGGTCGACTTCACAACCTGGGACACGATCAACGGCAAGTGCAGCAATAATACCTACAAAAAGCAGTCGACCTGCCAAGCTAACGGCAAAACCTGGACACCAGCCAACCACAATACTTGGAACGGCTGCGTTTGGGACCGCGACAAAGACTCGACCAATCCGGGTTTCGACACGCTCAATACCGCGCCGACGGCGTCGAACGTCAACACACTGTTCCCGGCGGAACAGTGGAGTGCGTGCCCAATTGCCTTGATGCCGCTCAGCTACAACTGGACCAATCTGAAGGCGCTGATCGACACCATGACCCCGAACGGCAACACCAACCAGGCCATCGGCATGGCGTGGGCCTGGCAGTCGCTGGCTCAGACGGCACCGCTCAACGCGCCGGCCAAGGATCCGGCATACACCTACAAGGACGCGATCATTCTGCTGTCGGACGGTCTGAACACGCAGGACCGCTGGTACACCGATGCGGCCTCGATTGATGTCCGCCAGAGTATCCTGTGCACCAACGCCAAGGCCGCCAGCGTTACGGTCTACACCATTCAGGTCAACACCAGCTCGCCGGCCGATCCGACCTCGACGGTACTGCAAAATTGCGCCAGTAGTCCTGACAAATTCTTCATGGTGACCAGCGCCAACCAGACGCTGTCCGTGTTCAATTCGATCGGCACGTCGCTCGCCAAGCTGCGCGTCGCGAAATAA
- the clpA gene encoding ATP-dependent Clp protease ATP-binding subunit ClpA has protein sequence MPTFSQSLEQSLHRALAIANERHHQYATLEHLLLSLIDDSDAAAVMRACSVDLDKLRTSLVNYLETEFENLVTDGADDAKPTAGFQRVIQRAVIHVQSSGREEVTGANVLIAIFAERESHAAYFLQEQDMTRYDAVNYISHGIAKRPGVSEARPVRGVDEETETKGNDDSKKKGEALDTYCVNLNKKARDGKIDPVIGRNAEINRAIQVLCRRQKNNPLFVGEAGVGKTAIAEGLAKRIVDSEVPEVLAAATVFSLDMGTLLAGTRYRGDFEERLKQVLKELEAHPNAILFIDEIHTVIGAGATSGGAMDASNLLKPALASGTIRCMGSTTYKEYRQHFEKDRALVRRFQKIDVNEPTVEDAIAILKGLKPYFEDYHRLKYTNEAIEAAVQLSSRYIHDRKLPDKAIDVIDESGAAQMLVAENKRKKTIGIKEIETTIATMARIPPKTVSKDDAEVLKHLETTLKRVVFGQDKAIEALSASIKLSRAGLREPEKPIGSYLFSGPTGVGKTEVAKQLAASLGVELIRFDMSEYMERHTVSRLIGAPPGYVGFDQGGLLTDGVDQHPHCVVLLDEIEKAHPDLYNVLLQIMDHGRLTDHNGKQVNFRNVILIMTTNAGAADLARQAFGFTRSKREGDDHEAINRQFAPEFRNRLDAIVSFAHLNVDVIGMVVEKFVLQLEAQLADRDVTIELSEPAKAWLIERGYDEQMGARPMARVIQEHIKKPLADEVLFGHLKGGGHVRVILVKDEASAEAKDEAKDKIGFEFVEGPVTPKPEKLPGTRKRKPKSGGPNGGGSKGPASRGPLVKV, from the coding sequence ATGCCAACTTTTTCCCAAAGCCTTGAACAATCTCTGCATCGTGCGCTGGCGATTGCAAACGAGCGTCATCATCAGTATGCGACGCTCGAACACCTTCTGCTGTCGTTGATCGATGACTCGGATGCGGCGGCGGTGATGCGTGCCTGCAGCGTCGATCTCGACAAGCTGCGCACCAGCCTCGTCAACTATCTCGAGACCGAATTCGAAAATCTGGTGACTGACGGCGCCGATGACGCCAAGCCGACTGCCGGCTTCCAGCGCGTGATCCAGCGCGCCGTGATTCACGTTCAGTCCTCCGGTCGCGAAGAAGTGACCGGCGCCAACGTGCTGATCGCGATCTTCGCGGAGCGCGAAAGCCATGCCGCCTATTTCCTGCAGGAGCAGGACATGACGCGGTACGACGCGGTCAACTACATCAGCCACGGCATCGCCAAGCGGCCCGGTGTCTCCGAGGCGCGGCCGGTTCGCGGCGTCGACGAGGAAACCGAGACCAAGGGCAACGACGACTCCAAGAAGAAGGGGGAGGCGCTCGATACCTATTGCGTCAACCTCAACAAGAAGGCGCGCGACGGCAAGATCGATCCGGTGATCGGGCGCAATGCCGAGATCAACCGCGCCATCCAGGTATTGTGCCGCCGGCAGAAGAACAATCCGCTGTTCGTAGGTGAAGCCGGCGTCGGCAAGACCGCGATCGCGGAAGGGCTTGCCAAGCGCATTGTCGATTCCGAAGTGCCGGAAGTCCTGGCCGCGGCCACCGTGTTCTCGCTCGACATGGGCACGCTGCTCGCAGGCACGCGCTATCGCGGCGATTTCGAAGAACGGCTGAAGCAGGTGCTGAAGGAACTGGAGGCGCATCCGAACGCCATCCTGTTCATCGACGAAATCCACACCGTGATCGGCGCCGGCGCCACCTCCGGCGGCGCGATGGATGCATCGAACCTGCTCAAGCCGGCGCTGGCTTCGGGCACGATCCGCTGCATGGGGTCGACCACCTACAAGGAATACCGTCAGCACTTCGAGAAGGACCGCGCGCTGGTGCGCCGGTTCCAGAAGATCGACGTCAACGAGCCGACGGTGGAAGACGCCATCGCGATCCTCAAGGGCCTGAAACCCTATTTCGAGGATTACCACCGGCTGAAATACACCAACGAGGCGATCGAAGCCGCGGTGCAGTTATCGTCGCGCTACATCCATGATCGCAAGCTGCCCGACAAGGCGATCGACGTGATCGACGAGTCAGGCGCGGCGCAGATGCTGGTTGCCGAGAACAAGCGCAAGAAGACCATCGGCATCAAGGAAATCGAGACCACGATCGCGACCATGGCGCGGATTCCGCCCAAGACCGTGTCGAAGGACGATGCCGAGGTGCTGAAGCATCTCGAAACGACCCTGAAGCGCGTGGTGTTCGGCCAGGACAAGGCGATCGAAGCGCTTTCGGCGTCGATCAAGCTGTCGCGGGCGGGCTTGCGCGAACCGGAAAAGCCGATCGGCTCCTACCTGTTCTCGGGTCCGACCGGCGTCGGCAAGACCGAAGTCGCCAAACAGCTCGCGGCGTCGCTCGGCGTCGAGCTGATCCGGTTCGACATGTCCGAATATATGGAGCGGCACACCGTGTCGCGCCTGATCGGCGCGCCTCCCGGCTATGTCGGCTTCGACCAGGGAGGCCTGTTGACCGACGGCGTCGATCAGCACCCGCATTGCGTGGTGCTGCTCGACGAAATCGAGAAGGCGCATCCGGATCTCTACAACGTGCTGCTGCAGATCATGGATCACGGCCGGCTCACCGACCATAACGGCAAGCAGGTCAACTTCCGTAACGTGATCCTGATCATGACGACGAACGCCGGCGCGGCCGACCTCGCGCGTCAGGCCTTCGGCTTCACGCGCAGCAAGCGGGAAGGCGACGACCACGAAGCCATCAACCGGCAGTTTGCGCCCGAGTTCCGCAATCGTCTGGATGCGATCGTGTCGTTCGCCCATCTCAATGTCGATGTCATCGGCATGGTGGTCGAGAAGTTCGTCCTCCAGCTCGAGGCTCAACTGGCCGACCGCGACGTCACCATCGAACTGTCGGAGCCTGCCAAGGCCTGGCTGATCGAGCGCGGCTACGACGAGCAGATGGGCGCACGGCCGATGGCCCGCGTGATCCAGGAGCACATCAAGAAGCCGCTGGCGGATGAAGTGCTGTTCGGTCACCTCAAGGGCGGTGGCCATGTCCGGGTCATCCTGGTCAAGGACGAGGCGAGCGCCGAGGCCAAGGATGAGGCGAAGGACAAGATCGGTTTCGAGTTCGTCGAAGGGCCGGTCACGCCGAAGCCGGAAAAGCTGCCCGGCACGCGCAAGCGCAAGCCGAAGTCGGGCGGACCAAACGGAGGCGGTTCCAAGGGCCCGGCCTCCCGAGGCCCGCTGGTCAAGGTCTGA
- a CDS encoding alpha/beta fold hydrolase, whose translation MKRGITVLLSLSVLLTLAYFTASKWAIRHETISFHDPARDNRLVAVDIAVRWDKEMQADAGMISLPVTIINHGNTVKHTEYSFLANVFAARGYLVISPQHDLPTDPPMVTKVGEIYVGRLPQIERGVANIHFAIREMKKIQPNADYGRVTMVGHSMGGDITMYFAKQYPDEIKKVVTLDNLRVPFLTEGKFKILSFRSHDTEFKPDPGVIPDEDECEKAGITVVNTAFQHNDMRDTGPDAAKTSIQTMLDKFLEDTDSSALKPVPTKVPDVLTISPGPVPLASNSAPSNKPVAN comes from the coding sequence ATGAAACGTGGAATTACCGTTCTGCTTTCACTCTCCGTGCTACTCACGCTTGCGTACTTTACCGCGAGCAAGTGGGCTATCCGACATGAGACGATTTCGTTCCATGATCCGGCGCGCGACAACCGGCTGGTGGCGGTCGATATCGCGGTTCGATGGGACAAGGAAATGCAGGCCGATGCCGGCATGATCTCCTTGCCGGTCACAATCATCAACCACGGCAATACCGTCAAGCACACCGAGTATTCGTTCCTGGCCAACGTCTTTGCGGCGCGCGGCTATCTCGTGATCAGCCCCCAGCATGACCTGCCGACCGACCCGCCGATGGTGACCAAGGTCGGTGAAATCTATGTCGGCCGCCTGCCGCAGATCGAGCGCGGCGTCGCCAACATCCATTTCGCCATCAGGGAAATGAAAAAGATCCAGCCCAACGCCGACTACGGCCGGGTGACCATGGTCGGACATTCGATGGGCGGCGACATCACGATGTATTTCGCCAAACAATATCCCGACGAAATCAAGAAGGTCGTGACGCTGGATAATCTCCGCGTGCCGTTCCTGACCGAGGGCAAGTTCAAGATCCTGTCGTTCCGCTCGCATGATACCGAGTTCAAGCCGGACCCGGGCGTCATTCCCGATGAGGATGAGTGCGAGAAGGCCGGCATCACCGTCGTGAATACCGCCTTCCAGCATAACGACATGCGCGACACCGGACCGGACGCGGCCAAGACCTCGATCCAGACCATGCTCGACAAGTTCCTGGAAGATACCGACAGCAGCGCGCTGAAGCCGGTGCCGACCAAAGTGCCTGATGTGCTGACTATCAGCCCGGGACCGGTGCCGCTCGCGAGCAATTCGGCGCCGTCCAACAAACCGGTCGCCAACTAG
- the clpS gene encoding ATP-dependent Clp protease adapter ClpS: MSNDENRNPGTNGPSTSVITKVKPKTKRPNLYRVLILNDDYTPMEFVVHVLEKFFQKDAEAATKIMLHVHHHGIGECGVFTYEIAETKVTQVMDFARKHQHPLQCVMEKK, translated from the coding sequence ATGAGCAATGACGAGAACCGCAATCCCGGCACCAATGGGCCGTCGACGTCGGTCATCACCAAGGTCAAGCCGAAGACCAAGCGTCCGAACCTGTATCGCGTGCTGATTCTGAACGACGACTACACGCCGATGGAGTTCGTGGTCCACGTGCTGGAGAAGTTCTTCCAGAAGGACGCCGAAGCAGCCACCAAGATCATGCTGCACGTCCATCACCACGGGATCGGCGAGTGTGGCGTGTTTACCTACGAGATTGCCGAGACCAAAGTGACGCAGGTGATGGATTTCGCGCGCAAGCACCAGCACCCGCTGCAATGCGTGATGGAAAAGAAATAG